The following coding sequences lie in one Phalacrocorax aristotelis chromosome 2, bGulAri2.1, whole genome shotgun sequence genomic window:
- the SGO1 gene encoding shugoshin 1 isoform X2 → MQMKSIQANNKALAQALQEEKIKLRDAQATILHLRKDYQDLKVQMFDLQRNLGFKQAQGLVENQLSAVNEIISKVSQNLLDSIDLLGPVKNLCSTGVNHTVFSSVLENSSSVVRQIRSVGPLQCADGYDQVLPSGMEADSDRNELAHSVSEICEESDNAISLIKIVPDKGRTSDFHVDNIGSELENVSSRGEDGFGNALPKSVSTRRRYSKMRNHVELCTGVLDCSEAPDSTKELSKEHENRLEESLEKCTVENINSDISRLNENEVGSELVLRQVDSETTQFNLNNNSDLKQHECVNNNSDLKQRACKSGEDSQVRKEKHQKGKLEWPKNTSRQRPKKRQSREASKEKSDFLGGSSDAYDFHSEERVHVTPFKQNKVNDADTGVDDKDDLSDTSTIKSSDTEEDSDDSLYEPFQSKSKKRKSSVGKTDTSPVHARPRSKRCLALREQKLHNEKQAESNKSSDKYIRQPSEPSRRHLCDVTNTASLLPGTGNATVVPEGEGLPSSKRKRSCTLTVSYKEPSIAGKLRRGDPFTDINFLNSPIFKQKKDTKRSSIKQEPLSKYNEKFVGCH, encoded by the exons ATGCAAATGAAGAGCATCCAAGCAAACAACAAAGCTCTAGCTCAGGctttgcaagaagaaaagatcAAACTGAGGGATGCCCAGGCTACCATTCTTCATTTAAGGAAAGACTACCAGGATCTGAAGGTTCAGATGTTTGACTTGCAAAGAAATCTTGGGTTCAAGCAGGCACAAGGACTTGTTGAG AATCAGCTGTCAGCCGTGAATGAGATAATTTCAAAAGTTTCTCAGAATTTACTTGACTCAATTGATCTCCTTGGTCCAGTAAAGAATTTGTGTTCCACAGGTGTC AATCATacagtgttttcttcagttcttgAAAATAGTTCCAGTGTCGTACGACAAATACGTTCAGT AGGACCTCTACAGTGTGCTGATGGATATGATCAAGTACTTCCAAGTGGGATGGAGGCTGATAGTGATAGAAATGAGCTGGCTCATTCTGTGTCGGAGATCTGTGAGGAATCTGACAATGCCATTTCCCTGATCAAAATAGTTCCAGACAAAG GACGAACATCTGATTTTCATGTGGACAACATAGGGTCAGAGCTGGAAAATGTTTCCTCAAGGGGAGAGGATGGATTTGGTAATGCATTACCAAAAAGTGTGTCCACCAGGCGTCGCTATTCAAAGATGAGAAATCATGTTGAACTTTGCACTGGTGTCTTGGACTGTTCAGAAGCACCTGATTCAACAAAAGAGCTTTCTAAAGAGCATGAGAATAGACTTGAGGAAAGTCTAGAGAAGTGTACTGTAGAAAACATAAATTCAGATATTTCTCGGTTGAATGAAAATGAGGTAGGTTCAGAGCTGGTGTTGAGGCAGGTGGATTCTGAAACTACACAGTTCAACTTAAACAATAATTCTGATCTTAAACAACATGAATGTGTAAACAATAATTCTGATCTTAAACAACGTGCTTGTAAAAGCGGAGAAGACTCTCAAGTAAGGAAAGAGAAGCATCAGAAGGGAAAACTGGAATGGCCTAAAAATACTTCCAgacaaagaccaaaaaaaagacagagtaGAGAGGCTTCCAAAGAAAAGTCGGATTTTTTGGGTGGCTCCAGTGATGCTTATGACTTTCATTCTGAAGAGCGTGTCCATGTTAcaccttttaaacaaaataaggtGAATGATGCAGATACTGGTGTGGATGACAAAGATGACTTATCTGACACTAGCACCATCAAGTCGAGTGATACTGAAGAAGACTCGGATGACAGCCTCTATGAACCTTTCCAGAGTAAatcaaaaaaaaggaaaagttcgGTGGGCAAGACGGATACATCGCCAGTCCATGCAAGGCCAAGGTCTAAAAGATGTTTGGCACTGCGCGAGCAGAAACTCCATAATGAAAAACAGGCTGAAAGCAATAAATCAAGTGACAAGTACATTA GGCAGCCTTCTGAGCCATCTCGTCGTCATCTTTGTGATGTTACCAATACAGCTTCATTGCTCCCTGGCACTGGGAATGCAACTGTTGTCCCAGAAGGTGAAGGACTGCCATCTTCAAAACGCAAGCGAAGCTGTACTCTTACTGTGAGCTATAAAGAACCAAGTATTGCAGG GAAACTCAGGAGAGGAGATCCTTTTACAGATATAAACTTTCTGAATTCTCCaattttcaagcagaaaaaagatACTAAACGCTCTTCTATTAAGCAAGAACCTCTGTCAAAATACAATGAGAAATTTGTTGGTTGTCATTGA
- the SGO1 gene encoding shugoshin 1 isoform X1, which translates to MAECLKKPFKDSLSDIKERMKEKRNQKWMRLGKISQVSAVKCKKATNSSMQMKSIQANNKALAQALQEEKIKLRDAQATILHLRKDYQDLKVQMFDLQRNLGFKQAQGLVENQLSAVNEIISKVSQNLLDSIDLLGPVKNLCSTGVNHTVFSSVLENSSSVVRQIRSVGPLQCADGYDQVLPSGMEADSDRNELAHSVSEICEESDNAISLIKIVPDKGRTSDFHVDNIGSELENVSSRGEDGFGNALPKSVSTRRRYSKMRNHVELCTGVLDCSEAPDSTKELSKEHENRLEESLEKCTVENINSDISRLNENEVGSELVLRQVDSETTQFNLNNNSDLKQHECVNNNSDLKQRACKSGEDSQVRKEKHQKGKLEWPKNTSRQRPKKRQSREASKEKSDFLGGSSDAYDFHSEERVHVTPFKQNKVNDADTGVDDKDDLSDTSTIKSSDTEEDSDDSLYEPFQSKSKKRKSSVGKTDTSPVHARPRSKRCLALREQKLHNEKQAESNKSSDKYIRQPSEPSRRHLCDVTNTASLLPGTGNATVVPEGEGLPSSKRKRSCTLTVSYKEPSIAGKLRRGDPFTDINFLNSPIFKQKKDTKRSSIKQEPLSKYNEKFVGCH; encoded by the exons ATGGCTGAATGCTTGAAAAAGCCCTTCAAAGACAGTCTGAGTGACATAAAAGAAcgaatgaaagagaaaagaaatcagaaatggATGAGGTTGGGTAAAATTAGCCAGGTCTCTGCTGTAAAGTGCAAAAAAGCAA CCAACAGCTCCATGCAAATGAAGAGCATCCAAGCAAACAACAAAGCTCTAGCTCAGGctttgcaagaagaaaagatcAAACTGAGGGATGCCCAGGCTACCATTCTTCATTTAAGGAAAGACTACCAGGATCTGAAGGTTCAGATGTTTGACTTGCAAAGAAATCTTGGGTTCAAGCAGGCACAAGGACTTGTTGAG AATCAGCTGTCAGCCGTGAATGAGATAATTTCAAAAGTTTCTCAGAATTTACTTGACTCAATTGATCTCCTTGGTCCAGTAAAGAATTTGTGTTCCACAGGTGTC AATCATacagtgttttcttcagttcttgAAAATAGTTCCAGTGTCGTACGACAAATACGTTCAGT AGGACCTCTACAGTGTGCTGATGGATATGATCAAGTACTTCCAAGTGGGATGGAGGCTGATAGTGATAGAAATGAGCTGGCTCATTCTGTGTCGGAGATCTGTGAGGAATCTGACAATGCCATTTCCCTGATCAAAATAGTTCCAGACAAAG GACGAACATCTGATTTTCATGTGGACAACATAGGGTCAGAGCTGGAAAATGTTTCCTCAAGGGGAGAGGATGGATTTGGTAATGCATTACCAAAAAGTGTGTCCACCAGGCGTCGCTATTCAAAGATGAGAAATCATGTTGAACTTTGCACTGGTGTCTTGGACTGTTCAGAAGCACCTGATTCAACAAAAGAGCTTTCTAAAGAGCATGAGAATAGACTTGAGGAAAGTCTAGAGAAGTGTACTGTAGAAAACATAAATTCAGATATTTCTCGGTTGAATGAAAATGAGGTAGGTTCAGAGCTGGTGTTGAGGCAGGTGGATTCTGAAACTACACAGTTCAACTTAAACAATAATTCTGATCTTAAACAACATGAATGTGTAAACAATAATTCTGATCTTAAACAACGTGCTTGTAAAAGCGGAGAAGACTCTCAAGTAAGGAAAGAGAAGCATCAGAAGGGAAAACTGGAATGGCCTAAAAATACTTCCAgacaaagaccaaaaaaaagacagagtaGAGAGGCTTCCAAAGAAAAGTCGGATTTTTTGGGTGGCTCCAGTGATGCTTATGACTTTCATTCTGAAGAGCGTGTCCATGTTAcaccttttaaacaaaataaggtGAATGATGCAGATACTGGTGTGGATGACAAAGATGACTTATCTGACACTAGCACCATCAAGTCGAGTGATACTGAAGAAGACTCGGATGACAGCCTCTATGAACCTTTCCAGAGTAAatcaaaaaaaaggaaaagttcgGTGGGCAAGACGGATACATCGCCAGTCCATGCAAGGCCAAGGTCTAAAAGATGTTTGGCACTGCGCGAGCAGAAACTCCATAATGAAAAACAGGCTGAAAGCAATAAATCAAGTGACAAGTACATTA GGCAGCCTTCTGAGCCATCTCGTCGTCATCTTTGTGATGTTACCAATACAGCTTCATTGCTCCCTGGCACTGGGAATGCAACTGTTGTCCCAGAAGGTGAAGGACTGCCATCTTCAAAACGCAAGCGAAGCTGTACTCTTACTGTGAGCTATAAAGAACCAAGTATTGCAGG GAAACTCAGGAGAGGAGATCCTTTTACAGATATAAACTTTCTGAATTCTCCaattttcaagcagaaaaaagatACTAAACGCTCTTCTATTAAGCAAGAACCTCTGTCAAAATACAATGAGAAATTTGTTGGTTGTCATTGA